From the genome of Agrobacterium tumefaciens:
ACGACATCGAGTTTCTGGGTTTCAAGGCAGATGCACCTGAAAGTGCGAGTGAAGAAGCCGGGAAACGGATAAAACTGTCGATTGACAACATATCTTTCCAGCTGGACAGCCGCAAGCTCAACATGGCCATGAACGGCATGTCCGTGGGCTCGGGCGACGACACGATCGAGATTGCTGAGGCAAGCCTCAACGGTTTCAACTGGAGCTCGACGCTTGAGGGTCTTTACAAGCTTGCGGGCCTCAACGCCCAGGAAATTCAGAATTTTCCGTTCAACGAACTGATCCCGGAGTTAGGCACCATTCGCGTTTCAGGCATTAATGCGGATGTCGCCAATCCTCAGCAGGATAGCTCAGCGGAACAAGAGGAAACGTCTGTCGCTGCACCCGAGCGCATTAGATTTACGCTCAAGAACTATGAGATGGCACTGACCAAACCTCATAATGGTATTCCGAGCGATATTGTTATCAAGCAGGAAGATCTCAGTCTTCCAATCCCCGAGGACACCACGGATGAGGCATTTGTTCAGTTACGTAAACTCGGCCTGGAAACGCTGACCCTTTCCTACGCGCTCTCCGCAAGCTGGGACGAAGCGAACAAAAACCTGGTGATCCGGGAAATATCTCTTGATGGCAAGGATATCGGCAGCGTCAATTTTTCCGGGCTGGTCAGCGGTTTTACCGAGGAGTTTTTCTCGCTTGATACCAACCGCATTCAGGCAGCTCTTTTCGGTCTCGCCGGTCGCGAGGCAAAGTTGACTGTCAAGGATGAAGGGCTGATTGCCAAGGGTATCAAGCTCTTTGCTGCAGAAAATGGCATGACGGAAGAACAGGCGCGGGGAGCCCTGACGATGGTCGCCACGATAGGATTGCAGCAAGCTGCAAGCGAGCGACCAAACCTGCAGGGTGTTACCGAGGCCGTTCTGCGCTTCATAGGCACCCCTGGAACCCTGAACATGACAGCCCGCGCGAAGGGCCCCAATGGCCTTGGCGTGTTTGACCTTGTTGCAGCATCTCAGGATCCCATGGTCCTTCTCGACAAGGTCGAGATCGAGGCGACAGCCAACTAAATCGTCTCTTTCAAAATGTCGGGCCGGTCAATCGCAGCCGGCCCACGTTGAGATTTGGTGCTCGCGCCGAAGGATCGTTTTTTCCGGACCACAATTACGGGCGTGACATGGACAGGTCCTCAGCGCGCCGGCCATGCCCAGGCCGGCGCCTCGACATCCACTGCCACCGTTTCACCAAGCACCTTGGTCAGCCTTATCATCGAGGCGCTTCCCTCATCACCGAGTTGCGATACCAGTTCGTCAGCGTGGGATACGACAACGATCTGCGATCGCTGACACGCGAGCATAATCAGGCGGGCAAGCGGCGCTAGCAGGCTTGGATGCAGGCTGGTTTCAGGCTCGTTCAGCACCATCAATGTCGGCGGGCGCGGTGTCATGAGTGCAGCAACGAGCAAGAGATATCTCAAAGTGCCGTCTGACAGTTCGGCAGTCGACAATGGCCGCAACAAACCTCGCTGCCCCATCATGAGCTCGAAGCGCCCGCGCTCTTCTTTGATCTCGATCAAGCTACCGGGAAATGCGTCTTCAATCGCGGCATGGAAGCCTTGCGCATCCCCGATCTCCAGGATGGTGGCAACCGCTGCAGCCAGATCGGCTCCATCGGATGACAGAACAGGGGTTCTGGTTCCAACCTGCATTTGCCGGACGGGCGCATGCGGATCGGTGCGAAAATGGTCATAAAAACGCCAGCCACTCATCCTGGCACGCAGGTAAAGCAGCTCAGGAAGGTTCTTCGGGTCTGCCGACTGTGTCATCATGCTTTCGAATGAAGAGAGATCGTGCAACAGCACTTGGCGCTTGCCACTCGTTGAAAGCACAGAAACAACCGGCCCTGTACGTTCGGCGAAAACATTCCGACGGCTTAAAACCTCCCCTGCCCAGACCGCCTCGGCCTTAATGGCGGGATCGAGTGAAAAATAGCTCGGCGGCGGTGGCGGCACCGGCAACCCAAGATCGATCGCATAACCGTAGTCGTCAGAAGCAAACCCGAGTTTCAGGGCGACGGGATTTTTCCGGACCGTTCCCTGCAGGGGCACGCTGCCATCCTTCATGCCGCGGGAAAATACCTCCGGCCCGGCCCAGAGCGTTGATTGCAGCCCGCCTTCTGCAGCAAGCGACGCAATCGCCCTGCCCTGTGCAACATCGGCAAGCAATTTCAGTGCACGATAGAAACTCGACTTGCCCGAACCATTGGCACCCGTCACGACGGTCAGCTTTTCGAGCGGCAAGATGAGATTGCGAAGCGAACGATAACCCGCAATGGCAATGGTCAAAATCATGGGCGCGAACCTCTCATGGTTCGCGTTGCGAAGGCAAGAGATGTCTGCCGAGGCAACGGCGGGACTTCGAGCGCCAGTTGGACTGATACAGACTTAGCATGGATGATTCACTCCCTCCCACAGCCGCCACGCGAATGAAATTGGCCAAAACGTAAAGAGGCACGGCGTTTACAAAGCCGTGCCTCTTTCTCAGCCAAGCATCTGAGGGGGACGGGGGAATTGCTTGGCTGCAAAATGAACGCAGATCCACACATTTGGTTCCGAAGCAAAAAACGGAAGCTGAACAAGGGTGGATTGAGGTTCCCGCGCGGCACCTGCGATAGTCTCCCTAAAAGGAAAACCTAGCACCCAAGCTGGTTCTTTGATGTGCATGGCTGAAAAAAAGGATAAATTGCGAAGCGTCACATTGTTCTTAAGATTTGTCTGTTGAAATCACCGCATGACGAAGTCTCCGAGATCCAAACCGCTCCTTCGTGATACCGACGCCTCGGTCCGTTCACGGCCGCGCAAGAAGCGCAATCCAGCCCAACCCCAGTTTCCTTTCGAACCAATGCCTGATCGCGTTGAGCCGGCGCTTGCGCAGTTGAAAGATCGCCCTCCCAAAGGATCAGAATGGTCGTGGGAAGTGAAATGGGATGGTTATCGCCTGATGGTCCATATTGATGCGCAGCACGTACGCATCCTGACACGCAATGGCCATGACTGGACGCACCGTTTTCCAGCCATTCAAGAAGCGGCAAAGGCGCTTGGACCGGCATCGATGATCATTGATGGCGAGGCGGTTCTCCTGGACGATGACGGGCGCTCAGACTTCGGCATGTTGCAGCAGTCGCTTGGCGCCTCGGGCAAACGGCCCGGTAACCGCGCTTCCAACGCCACTCTTTACGTGTTCGATCTCCTCTATCTCGACGGCCATGACCTGCGAAACATGGAATATCGCTCGCGCAGGCACCTGCTGGAAGAAGCTTTGAAAGGTCACGATGGTGCCATCCGCCTTTCAGAAACCATCGACGCCGATCCTGTCGCACTGCTCGAACATGCCGGTCGCTTCGGGCTTGAAGGCATTGTCGGCAAGCGTAATGATCAGCCCTATCGCTCTGGCCGGACCGGTGACTGGATAAAGCTCAAGTGTATCGAGAGCGAAGCATTTTTCATCATCGGCTATCAGGCTTCAGCAGCCTCCCCTGCCGGCTTTGCGTCGCTGGCACTTGCGGCCTACCGTGACGATGAACTCGTTTACGTCGGCAGCGTCGGAACAGGCTTCAACCAGGCGCAGGCCGTCAAACTGCGCAAGATGCTCGATATCCTGCGCTGGAAAGGCAAGCAGCCGCCTGTGGCCTTGTCCGAAGAGGCCGACATCATCTGGGTCGAGCCGACGCTGATCGCCGAGATCGAGTTCCGGGCCTGGACTGAAGACAGAAAACTTCGCCATGCATCCTACAAGGGGTTGCGGGAACACCAGGACAATGCCGAGGTCTTCCACATCGGCTGAAGACCGCCGGAGCACGCCACTTGCCATCTTATCACTGCGGGTCCAGGTCTACGTTGACGTCGATTGTCGATGACCCCGTTCTTGCGTATTCAATCACTCAGTCACCAAGCACCAGACGATTGGAATCAAAATGCCGCATATCGCCGTAAAAATGTTTCCTGGCCGGACAGAGGAACAGAAACAGGAGTTCGCTGCAAAGGTGGTTGAAGCCGCCAAGACGGTGTTCGGCTCAAGTGATGCGTCCCTGTCGATTGCCATCACTGAAGTTCAGCCGGCAGACTGGGACGCCGACGTCTACTCACCAGAGATCGCCGCGAACGAAGACGCCCTATATAAGCGCCCCGGATACGGGACATTGGCAAAGTCCTGAGGTCGTCGGAGAACCGCAATCCTCTCCAGCCTTATTGGGCCTCCTGACAAAATCCGCTGATCATACTGCGCGCTCGTTGGGAACGGCTGAATTTCCGCGCGAAGGTGAGGCGAGCCTGACTCCCACATGCCAAATCCGGATACCAAAAAACGCCGCGATCACACATCGCGGCTTTTTCTTTGTCCCTTTGTAGACCGAGCATTCTCGAAACGATGCTTCATGAAATGGGCCAATATCGATCCTGATGGGCAGGCTGTTGCTGCATCGCAACAGGTTGATCAGAGAAATATTTCCTAATTTTTCTCGTGAAAAATCTATCTTGAGTGAATTACTCAGATTTTATTAGGTGTGCGGCAGGCGAGCATTCTCGACCGTCTCCGCATTCCCGGAATGTGCCGGCGTCGCAAATGAAGCCTCTGAAAAATTTCAGGCCCAGACGCTCGAAAGGAATAAAATGGTCATTCCCAAATACCGCTCCCGTTTGCAGGCGTGCACTGCAATTGCACTGCTTGCTGTCGTTGGAACAGCGGCTGCGCAGGAGCCGGCAACCCCAGACAATGCGACCACGCTCGAAAAGATCGTGGTAAAAGGCAAGCGGGTGAAAGGCACCGTCGCCGACACACCTCTTGCGACAGAGACGGACAAAGCGACCATCGCGAAAAAAGATATCCAGAACCTCGATAACCTGGGCGATACAACAGAACCGGGCGTCAGCCTTGTGTCTGCATCCAAGAGCGTCAACATCAGAGGACTGGAAGACGATCGCGTCCTTACCACGATCGATGGCATCGCCATTCCATATCTCTCAGACTTCGTGTGGAGTGCCTATGGAGGAGCGGCGGACAGCTATGACTTCACCTCCCTCGCCTCCGTCTCCATCCTGCGTGGCTCTGATTCCAGCCGTGCCGGTTCGGGGGCAATGGGCGGCGCAGTCCTGCTGCGCACACTGGAGCCCGAAGACCTGATCGAGCCCGGGAAAGACTGGGGAGGCTTCGCCAAAACGATTTATGACGGCTCCGACAACTCGATCATCGGCTCGCTCGGCGTCGCCCGCAAGATCGGCAACACGTCAGTTCTTTTCCAGGGCAGCTACAAGAAAGGCCACGAGAAGGAAACCAACGGCTCAAACGATGTCACGGGTAGCGCGCGCACGGTCGCCGATCCGGCGGACTACCACAACACCAATCTTCTCTTCAAACTGCGCCACGAACTCGAAGGCGGGCACCAGATCGGCATAACGGCGGAGCGCTTCACCACCGACAAGGACACTGATGCCAAGAGCTCCTATACCAGCAACTACACGAGATATGACACGCTGGCCGAGACGAGGCGCAACCGTATCTCGCTTGACTACAAATATGACGCCATTGCTGAAGACGCCCTTGTCCAAAGCGCATGGGCGTCACTTTATTATCAGAAACTGGAACGCCTCGAAGGCTACAACGCCTACCGCAGCACGACAGCACCGCTTGGTGATTACAGCCGCATCAGTGAAACGACCAACAATTCTGTCGGGTTCGTCGGCGCAATCACCGGCAACTTCGATACCGGCGCGCTGAATCACGAGGTAACGCTCGGTACCGATATTTCCGTATTCTCGACGGAACAATACCTCAACGGCGTCGATAGCTGCGCGACGACCTACGTGTCCGCATGCGCCTACTACCACACCAATCAGGCCAACACGCCCGATGTCGATGGCACGAAGTTCGGTGTTTTCATCGATGACCGCATCGAGATCGGCAACAGCAACGTTTCGTTGACGCCCGGCATTCGCTTCGACTACTTCAATTACAAACCGCAATCTTCGCCGCAGTATGAGGCAAATTCCGGGTATGACGGATTACCTGATACCGTCAGTGATTCCGCGTTCTCTCCAAAGCTGCGGGCAGAATGGGAAATCCAGCCACAGGTGACCCTGTTTGCGCAGTGGGCGATGAGCTTCAAGGCTCCGACGACCGACCAGCTTTATGGCAACTATGATAATGCCCCTCTCTACCGACAGGTCGGTAACGCAGATCTCGAATCGGAGTTCGGCAACGGCTTCGAGATTGGCGCAAATCTCGGCGACGAGAGCCTCGGCGGCAGGATCACCGGTTTCTACAACAAATACCGCAATTTCATCGACACAGAAACGGTTTCGGAAACTGGCTACAGGATTGGAACCTACCGCTATTACAATCGCGACCGGGTGAGGATCTACGGCCTCGAAGCACGTGGCCACAAGGCTTTCGACAATGGTTTTGAGATTCATTCATCGATCGCTTACGCCAAGGGTGAGGATCTCGAAACCGGTGAACAACTCGCCTCGGTAGCACCGCTCAAAGCCATCATTGGTGTCGGATATTCGCAGGAAACATGGGGCACCAATCTCGACTGGATCGGCGTCAAGGGCGTTTCGGAAAACTCGACGGCGAACTTCAAGGCTCCCGGCTACGGCATCTTTAATCTCACCGGATGGTGGGCACCTGAAAAGCTGAACGGCTTGCGCATTCAGGCCGGCGTCTACAATCTCTTCGACAAGGAATATTACGACGCGCTGGAAACCAAGGATGTCACTTCGGTAACCTCGACAAACCGGTCTTATTATTCCGAGCCTGGCCGTTATTTCAAACTGTCGATCACCAAAACGTTTTAAGGCATCTCCCAGAAACGAGGCGGCAAGAGCGCCGCCTCGGCGTCACAATCACGTTGGCAGAGCCTGGCATCGACGGACGCCGACGCCAGGCTTTTCGAATAGTACAACAGGAGAGGACTTCACAATTGCTGCAGGCAAGCTGAATATGACTTTCTAAGTCATGTTTTTGCTGTTAGATAAGCCGACCTTGCAAATACCTATCCAAATCAATGCAGTTCAATCGGAAAGCTTTCGGAAGACAGCGTGCACGATAGACAGCCGGAGCAACAGGAACGCCTCGACATGAGCCTCGAAGCTGAAAAATTGTTCCGGGGGCATCGAGCCGCACTGATAAGCTATTCTGCGCGGATACTTGGATCGAGGGATGCCGCAGAAGATGTGGTTCAGGAAGCCTATCTGCGCTTCGCGCCCGAGGTTTCTGCAGGTGAAACGGCGCGTCAGGGATTGACCTATCTCTACCGGATCGTTCGTAATCTTTCCCTCGACATTGTCAAACGCCGCAAGATCGAACAGCGTGCACAATCGCAAGATCCACCATTCTGGATCGTTCCGCGTCCATCCGAAACGCCGGAGCAGACGACGATGTTCTGTGATGAAGTGCGCATTGCCCAGGACGTGCTCGCCTCCCTGCCCGAAGACATCCAGATTGCCGTCGAAATGCACCGTCATGGCGGACAGACTTTGGAAGTGGTCGCCCAGCATCTCGGTGTGTCTGTTGCCACGGCACACCGGCACGTCAAAACAGCGATGGTAAAAATTGCGATCGCGCTCGATAGAAAAAATGCCTGAACTGCCCATTCTCAACGAAAAATATCCCCGCGCTAATCGTTTCTACTGTCAGCAGGAAAATTCGGTTAAAACCTCTCGACATTCGAAGCAGGTATGATGTGACGCGGGAAGAGCAGACAAGTGAAGAGCGGCTGGAAGAGGCGATGGATTGGTTCCTGCGCCTCAACGAACTTGCACGCACCGCTGATGACGAAAAAGCTTTCGCCCTCTGGCTGAGCGGCTCTGCTGAGAACCGGCAGGCCTGGGCAAAGGCCATCAGGACTTGGGAGGTCATGGGTGCCACCGCACCGTCCCACCCATCGCTCATGCAGAACGCGCCTGCCTTTGAGCGCCGCCGCTCGCCCGACACCGGACGCGTGCGCAAAACAGCGCGCGCACGAAACATTTCAATCGCAGTCGCAGCGCTCGCCGCCTGTCTTGTTGCGGTTGTGACGGCACCCGAGATCCTGACACGAAGCAATGCCGATTACACGACGGCGACGGCAGAGGTCCGAAAGATCACGCTCGAAGACGGATCGACGGTCGAGCTTTCGGCTGCGAGTGCTCTGGCTGTGGATTTTTCGTCGGGAAGACGTCAGGTCAGGCTTCTTTCAGGACAGGCCTTTTTCGATGTTCGCCCCGATGCCAGTCGCCCTTTCACAGTCAAGACCGACGAACTTGATGTTACGGTTGTTGGCACAGCGTTCGACGTCAATATCACGTCTGAAACTGAGACGGTGCAGCTCGCGCACGGAGCGGTCAATCTGTCCGACGCCAATGGCACGGAGACCCTCAGAATGGCGGCCGGCGACACCGTAACGCTTGATCGCTCAAGCGGACGCCTCAAGCGTGCGACTGTTGACGTGGATGCCATAGCGTCCTGGCGCGACCGCAAGATCTTTGTGCAGGACGTTCCGATATCTGCCGTGATTGCCGAGTTACAGAGATACCACCAGTCCTGGATCCAGCTTGCGAGCCTTGAGCTTGGTGATCGGCGCGTGACCGGCCTCTACGATCTTTCAGACCCTGATCGGGCCCTTGAAGCGCTCGTCAGCCCCTTTGGCGGCAAAGTGCACCGCGTTTCGCCTTATCTGCGCGTCCTTGCACTTTTCTAGGCCGCTTGCGTTCCAACGCATTTTCAAAAAATTTTTCACATTGCACTGAAAAATGCTCCGACCCTGATCGTCTTTACCCCTGAACACAGGCAAGCGGCCTGTCGATAAAGACGAATTGGAGTTGGAGCGTCATGACGCTTCTGGTGAATGGGAAACGGCAGAAGGGCCCGGCTTGCGCACAGGCATTCGCGCTTCGGCTGTTGGCATCGGTGGCGATCGCCACTCTCCCGTTTTTCACCCCGACGTCCACTGTGGCACAAACCACGCAGCACCGCTTCAACATTGCCGCCCAACCGCTCGCATCCGCCCTGAACGCTTTTGGACGGCAATCCGGCCTTCAGGTCACACTGGCTGCAACGACCTCGCAAGGTGTCACATCACGTTCCGTTTCCGGTTTGATGTCGCCGCAGGAAGCCTTGGGTCAACTGCTCGAAGGCACGGGTATTTCCTACAGCATATCCAATCGCACCGCCATCATTGGCATAGAGAGCGGTCTTAATGAGACAGGCGACGAAGGCCATGTTCTGGCGCCGATCGTCGTTCAATCCCGGGACGTCGGACACGGAGATATCGTTGAAACCGTGATCGGCCCGGATCAACTGGAGCAACTCAACCCGATCAGCATTGCCGACGTGTTTCGGCAGCAGGCAGGCGTGCAGGTGGGAAGCTCACTGCCGATGTCGCAGAAGGTCTATGTCAACGGCATAGAGGAAACCAATCTGGCAATCAGCATTGACGGTGCCCGCCAGAACAACAAGGTCTTCCACCACAACGCAACCACTCTCATCGACCCTTCGATCCTGAGCGCAGTTGATGTGGATTCCGGTATCGCGCCTGCAGACGCCGGACCGGGCGCACTTGCCGGATCGATCCGTTACGAAACCAAGAAAGTGTCTGATCTTCTCGAAGACGGCAGGAGTTTTGGTGGCCTTGTAACATCCACTTACGACTTCAACAGCCGAACGACTATCTCCGGGATCTCCGGCTACGGCCGGAAGGACGGGCTGGATTTCCTCGGCTACCTCACAATGGGCAGGGGGAACGAGTTCAATGACGGCAACGGACAGAGGGTTGAGGGAACGAAAACCAATCTCTTGAGCGGTCTTGGCAAGATCGGTTACGAGTTCGAAAGCGGCGATCGGATTGAACTCAGTCATGATCGCATCATCGATGATGCACCGCGCCCATACCGGGCCAATTCCGGTTTTGTTGCAACTCCGCGCCCCTGGGAGCCGCGCCTGCGCGACTACCGGCTCGACCGGCAAAATACGGTCCTGACCTATACCGACGAGACGCCGGAGGAATGGTGGGACCCGAAGCTGCTGCTGGCTTATGGCGCGACCGACGTGACCATCCCGATCTATGGTGCAACGGGCCGGCTTTATAACGACACTGGCAAGACCTCGAGCCTCAACGGCAAGTTCGAAAACAGGTTTTCATTCGATTTCGGCAATGTCGTTTCCGGCATCGATTTTTACAGCGACAAGGCAGAACTCGACGACCCCTATGAGGCTGGCGCAGAAAAGGCCTTTAACACAGGGATCTACACCCAGGCTCGCCTTGAGCCATTCGACAGCACAAGACTGTCCATCGGAGGTCGGGTTGACCGCCAGCGTTTCACCGGTGTCGATGGGCGCAGTTTCAACACCACGGGCCTCAGCGGGAATGTCTCGGGCGAATATGATCTCACCGACATCATCACCGCCAAAGCCGGGTTTTCCCGCATTTCGGCCGGCGTGCCATTGACGGAAAATTTTATCATCAACCCGAAATGGGATTACGGCAGCGATGGGCCAGCCTCCGTCACGTCCAGAAACTACATGGTCGGCCTTTCGGCGCAGCACGACGGTTTCACCGCTGAGGCCAGCCTGTTTGGAACGGATATCTCCAATGCCCGCGTACCTCTCTACAGTCTGGCCACTGGAGGGGCGCTGCGGCAGCGCGACCTTCGCTCCCGGGGCTTCGAGATCGGTCTCGGCTACGAGACGGCGAGTGGTTATGTGAAGGCAAAATACGTCCATATCGACGTGGATGTGGATGGACGCCCTGCAAGCTCTGACAGTGGCAACTACCTTGCGAGCCCAGTCGGCGACATCGTCACGATCACAGCAGCACGCACCTTTGACGAGCTGAGCCTGACGATCGGCGGGGATATAGAAATCGCCCCCGAATACGATCACGTCGTCGAAAATGCAGCAGGGGTCCGTACGCCCTACGCAGCCTATACGGTCGTCAATGCCTTCGCCGAGTGGAAGCCGGAAAAGCTGAACAACATCACGTTACGGGCCGAGGTCAGAAACCTCTTCAATGAGACCTACGCACAACGCGCAACCTACGGCCAGGAATTCGGCAATGTCACGCCACTTCTGGAAGCTGGACGCTCCTTCCTGATCGCGGCCAGGGCAACGTTTTGAACGGAGGAATCATGAAAGAAGCACTGGCAATTGTTAAGACGGAGCATGCGGGCAAGTACCTGACGCAGCTTTGCAAGCATTTTGCTCACAAGGTCGACGTCTCTGTTGATGGCAATCACGGCGAATGCCGCTTCATCTGCGGGACCGCCATCCTGGACGCCGACGACCGCGAACTGCGGATCAGCGTCATATCGCCTGACGAGGCGCAACTGCGCGAAACGAAGTCGGTGGTCGAACGACATCTTATCCAGTTCGCGTTTCGAGAAGCCATCGATGCCTTGCGATGGCAATCGCTGACAGAGGCATCCGCTCGATCCTGAAACTCAACACGATCCATTCCATCTAACAGGGGGTTAATACCAAATATGCTGAGGGGCAATTTCAACACGGGCTTGCGTAGACGCAGCCTGGCCATTCTGTCGGGCGTATCAATGCTGACAATGTCGTCGGTTCTGGCGCATGGCCAGGAAGCAGGCAGCACCGCACGAGCGGCTAACGGTTCAGATACCAGGCTTGAAACCATCGTTGTTACCGGTACATCCGAGGGCCGTCCGCCAGCGACTGGCACGATCGGCCAACCCGCCGAGCCTTATGCCGGAAACCAGGTTGCGAAAGGTGCACGCCTTGGCGCACTGGGCAATCGATCCATCATGAAAACACCCTTCAGCGTCACCGCCTACACGGCAAGGCTGATCCGCGATCAGCAGGCGAAAACGGTTGCCGATCTGACACTCAACGATCCGTCCGTGCGCCAGGATGCGCCTGTTTACAGTGAACGCGATTCCTTCTTCATTCGCGGCTTCTCGGTGGTCAATCTCGACGTCCTCTATGATGGCCTGCCCTATATCGCCAATCCGCGTCGCAGCTTCCTCGAAGGGATCGAACGGGTCGAGGTTCTCAAAGGACCGACAGCATTCGTGAACGGCGGCATGGGCCGCGTCGGCGGCACGATCAACCTCATTCCAAAGCGCGCCGCAGACGAACCGCTGACACGACTGACCACCAGCTACATCAGCGACAGCCAACTCTGGAACCACGTCGATATCGGTCGCCGTTTCGGCCCGGCTGGCGAGTGGGGCATCCGCGCCAATGGCTCCTACCGGTTTGGTGACACCGGGATGGATCACAATGAGATCAAGGTGGGTGTCGCATCTCTCGGGATCGATTATCGCGGAGAAGACGTGCGAGCATCGCTCGACCTGAACCATTCGACGCAGAACATCGATGCGCCTACATCGCTCTTCAACGCTGCGGCTGCCGGTATTGCCATCCCGAGTGCCCCGGACGGCAAGATCAATGCCGCCAGCCCGTTCGAATATCATGACAGCACCCACAACATGGCGGCTGCCCGCATCGAATACGATATCCTCGACAATTCGACGATCTATGCCGCCGCTGGCGCCAGCCGCTACCGCGAGGACTTTCTTACCTCGTCCTACACCATTCTGAACTCCAACGGCGATGCGACATCGACACTCGCGATACAACCACAACAGATTCAGGGCTTCTCGGGTGAAATCGGTTTCCGGTCGGAATTTGATACAGGCCCGGTTGGCCACCAGCTCAATGTATCGCTGCAGAAGAGCTTGAACGAAAACTATAGAGGCGGCTTCCTTCCGGGTGCACTCGGTCTTCCGGGTTCTTATGCAACCAATATCTACAATCCGGTCTTCCTGCCCGATGGCTCGGTCAACACCGGCGCGTTGCCGCGCTCCAACAACCTGCCGCTATTTGCCGATCTTCTTTCTACCAGCGTGGCGATCTCCGATACCCTGTCCTTCTTCGACGACCGCCTCGACCTGACGGTCGGTGGCCGCTATCAGGAAGTTCGCTCACGCGGCTTCAATACACGGCCCGGTGCCACGCCGATCGGTCAGCAGAACTACTTCTACGAAGAGTCGCGGTTCAGCCCTGCTGTCGCCGCCAACTTCAGTGTCACGGATAATTTCTCGGTTTA
Proteins encoded in this window:
- a CDS encoding TonB-dependent receptor, with the protein product MTLLVNGKRQKGPACAQAFALRLLASVAIATLPFFTPTSTVAQTTQHRFNIAAQPLASALNAFGRQSGLQVTLAATTSQGVTSRSVSGLMSPQEALGQLLEGTGISYSISNRTAIIGIESGLNETGDEGHVLAPIVVQSRDVGHGDIVETVIGPDQLEQLNPISIADVFRQQAGVQVGSSLPMSQKVYVNGIEETNLAISIDGARQNNKVFHHNATTLIDPSILSAVDVDSGIAPADAGPGALAGSIRYETKKVSDLLEDGRSFGGLVTSTYDFNSRTTISGISGYGRKDGLDFLGYLTMGRGNEFNDGNGQRVEGTKTNLLSGLGKIGYEFESGDRIELSHDRIIDDAPRPYRANSGFVATPRPWEPRLRDYRLDRQNTVLTYTDETPEEWWDPKLLLAYGATDVTIPIYGATGRLYNDTGKTSSLNGKFENRFSFDFGNVVSGIDFYSDKAELDDPYEAGAEKAFNTGIYTQARLEPFDSTRLSIGGRVDRQRFTGVDGRSFNTTGLSGNVSGEYDLTDIITAKAGFSRISAGVPLTENFIINPKWDYGSDGPASVTSRNYMVGLSAQHDGFTAEASLFGTDISNARVPLYSLATGGALRQRDLRSRGFEIGLGYETASGYVKAKYVHIDVDVDGRPASSDSGNYLASPVGDIVTITAARTFDELSLTIGGDIEIAPEYDHVVENAAGVRTPYAAYTVVNAFAEWKPEKLNNITLRAEVRNLFNETYAQRATYGQEFGNVTPLLEAGRSFLIAARATF
- a CDS encoding TonB-dependent siderophore receptor, with translation MLRGNFNTGLRRRSLAILSGVSMLTMSSVLAHGQEAGSTARAANGSDTRLETIVVTGTSEGRPPATGTIGQPAEPYAGNQVAKGARLGALGNRSIMKTPFSVTAYTARLIRDQQAKTVADLTLNDPSVRQDAPVYSERDSFFIRGFSVVNLDVLYDGLPYIANPRRSFLEGIERVEVLKGPTAFVNGGMGRVGGTINLIPKRAADEPLTRLTTSYISDSQLWNHVDIGRRFGPAGEWGIRANGSYRFGDTGMDHNEIKVGVASLGIDYRGEDVRASLDLNHSTQNIDAPTSLFNAAAAGIAIPSAPDGKINAASPFEYHDSTHNMAAARIEYDILDNSTIYAAAGASRYREDFLTSSYTILNSNGDATSTLAIQPQQIQGFSGEIGFRSEFDTGPVGHQLNVSLQKSLNENYRGGFLPGALGLPGSYATNIYNPVFLPDGSVNTGALPRSNNLPLFADLLSTSVAISDTLSFFDDRLDLTVGGRYQEVRSRGFNTRPGATPIGQQNYFYEESRFSPAVAANFSVTDNFSVYANYVEALSEGAIAPATVANANEIFPPFVHDQKEIGAKYDLGSFAVSAALFEIRQESAYTNPATNTYSVDGRQINRGLELSIFGEPVDGLRLLGGVTFMDAELARTRAGTFDGNRVPGVPKTMISLYGEYDLPWVEGLTMTGRVLYSGSTLYDQANTQKIDDWTRVDLGGRYKFTRENGKAVEIRANIENVFNENYWASSARGFLAAGAPRTFMLSASFDF
- a CDS encoding DUF2218 domain-containing protein; the protein is MKEALAIVKTEHAGKYLTQLCKHFAHKVDVSVDGNHGECRFICGTAILDADDRELRISVISPDEAQLRETKSVVERHLIQFAFREAIDALRWQSLTEASARS